The Citrifermentans bemidjiense Bem genome window below encodes:
- a CDS encoding histidine kinase → MLLAERQSGRGSYFEPEFGTVAVKIVAGECLATADPIAITTVLGSCVSVCLYDIELGVGGMNHFMLPELLQGRSASPCSRACSSNCCARYGSCAMRLLLQQLEQLGSNRSRLAAKVFGAGRVMAMATDIGASNASFALEYLRQEGIPVVASDLGDCCPRKLVFFPRTGKAWVKRMRDLPAARG, encoded by the coding sequence ATGCTGCTAGCGGAGCGGCAATCCGGCAGGGGTAGCTATTTCGAACCGGAATTCGGCACGGTGGCCGTCAAGATCGTCGCCGGGGAATGCTTAGCCACGGCCGACCCCATCGCCATCACCACCGTGCTCGGCTCCTGCGTCTCGGTATGCCTCTACGACATAGAGCTCGGGGTGGGAGGGATGAACCACTTCATGCTCCCGGAACTTCTGCAGGGAAGAAGCGCCTCCCCTTGCTCCCGCGCCTGCAGCAGCAACTGCTGCGCGCGCTACGGCAGCTGCGCCATGAGGCTGCTTTTGCAGCAACTGGAGCAGTTGGGGAGCAACCGGAGCCGGCTGGCCGCCAAGGTCTTCGGAGCCGGGCGCGTGATGGCTATGGCCACGGACATAGGCGCCAGCAACGCCTCCTTCGCCCTGGAGTACCTGAGGCAGGAGGGAATACCGGTAGTCGCGTCGGACCTGGGGGATTGCTGCCCCCGCAAACTGGTGTTTTTCCCCCGGACCGGAAAGGCCTGGGTGAAAAGGATGCGGGATCTTCCCGCTGCAAGAGGATAG
- a CDS encoding CheR family methyltransferase encodes MEGILRTQQEKSVERRFSGGGFASLPDAFHYTLTDDDFARVRGLIYRMAGISLAPGKFDMVYSRLARRLRVRGLESFAQYLRLVELGDEEESEAFINALTTNMTSFFREPHHFRMLAERLAKRGGRPVSIWSCASSSGEEPYSIAMTALEALDDSSGLDILASDIDTAVLAKARQGIYPIDQLAKVPLHLRKRFFMRGEGKNDGFARVKEELRRPVTFRRLNLLDEKWPIHGKFDFVFCRNVMIYFDRETQHAILKRIARVLNPDGLLFVGHSESFHHTQELFKLCGTTAYTLRG; translated from the coding sequence TTGGAAGGAATTCTGAGAACGCAGCAGGAAAAAAGCGTGGAGCGGCGCTTTTCGGGAGGGGGGTTCGCCTCCCTCCCGGATGCGTTCCACTACACGCTTACCGATGACGACTTCGCGCGCGTGCGAGGGCTCATCTACCGCATGGCCGGGATATCCCTGGCGCCGGGGAAGTTCGACATGGTCTACAGCCGTCTGGCGCGCAGGCTGCGCGTGCGGGGGCTGGAATCCTTCGCCCAGTACCTGAGGCTGGTAGAGCTGGGGGACGAGGAGGAGTCGGAGGCGTTCATCAACGCCCTCACCACCAACATGACCTCGTTCTTCCGGGAGCCGCACCACTTCCGGATGCTGGCGGAGCGCCTGGCAAAACGCGGCGGCCGCCCGGTCTCCATCTGGAGTTGCGCCTCATCCAGCGGCGAGGAACCCTACTCCATCGCCATGACGGCGCTGGAGGCGCTCGACGACTCGTCGGGGCTCGACATCCTGGCCAGCGACATCGACACCGCAGTGCTCGCCAAGGCGAGGCAGGGGATCTACCCCATCGACCAGCTGGCCAAGGTCCCGCTGCACCTGCGCAAGCGCTTCTTTATGAGGGGCGAGGGGAAAAACGACGGGTTCGCCCGGGTGAAGGAAGAGCTGCGGCGGCCGGTCACTTTCCGGCGCCTGAACCTTCTGGACGAGAAGTGGCCCATCCACGGCAAGTTCGACTTCGTCTTCTGCCGCAACGTGATGATCTACTTCGACCGGGAGACCCAGCACGCCATCCTGAAGAGGATCGCGCGGGTGCTGAACCCCGACGGGCTGCTCTTCGTCGGGCATTCGGAAAGCTTTCATCACACCCAGGAGCTGTTCAAGCTCTGCGGCACCACGGCTTACACGCTTAGAGGCTGA
- a CDS encoding methyl-accepting chemotaxis protein — protein sequence MKATAFRDWKILTKILSISVATIVMMVLGVMFYVLPFVQNKLMNEKIGATKAVVDVAYDVLTENYNSYKAGAKTLQQAQADALKQIAEMRYQGNEYFWVNDLDTKVLMHPIKPEMVGKTQYDNKDPNGKKLYVEFVNVCKEKGEGVVDYMWAKPGSTVPVPKISYVMLMKEWGWIVGSGIYVDNVTAEMNKMKWQIIGATFGLSLVIFAFAWFVARKIKEALDLAIAASKRIAAGDLTAHIEVKSKDETGELLGSLAEMNEGLARIVGEVRNGAESIATATEEIAAGNADLSQRTEEQASALEETASSMEELTSTVKQNADNAQAANQLAINASGVAVKGGEVINRVVTTMESITDSSKKISDIIGVIDGIAFQTNILALNAAVEAARAGEQGRGFAVVAAEVRSLAQRSAAAAKEIKALIEDSVGKVQDGSRLVEEAGRTTQDIVTSIKRVTDIMAEISAASLEQSSGIEQVNTAITQMDDVTQQNAALVEEAAAAAESLEEQAQQLVQVVARFTLESSPKAQAPAEKRKAAAGLAARQKAPEKKGRALTAAGVKPREQRPVKAAAAAATAEVAELDDDWKEF from the coding sequence ATGAAAGCGACCGCGTTCAGGGACTGGAAAATTTTGACCAAGATTCTCAGCATTTCCGTGGCGACCATCGTGATGATGGTGCTGGGGGTGATGTTCTACGTGCTCCCCTTCGTGCAGAACAAGCTGATGAACGAGAAGATCGGCGCCACGAAGGCCGTGGTGGACGTAGCCTACGACGTCCTGACCGAAAACTACAACTCCTACAAGGCGGGGGCCAAGACCCTGCAGCAGGCGCAGGCCGACGCCCTGAAGCAGATCGCCGAGATGCGCTATCAGGGGAACGAGTACTTCTGGGTCAACGACCTCGACACCAAGGTGCTGATGCACCCCATCAAGCCGGAGATGGTCGGCAAGACCCAGTACGACAACAAGGACCCCAACGGCAAGAAGCTCTACGTCGAGTTCGTCAACGTCTGCAAGGAGAAGGGCGAAGGGGTGGTGGACTACATGTGGGCCAAGCCCGGCTCCACGGTCCCGGTCCCGAAGATCTCCTACGTGATGCTGATGAAGGAGTGGGGCTGGATCGTGGGAAGCGGCATCTACGTCGACAACGTGACCGCCGAGATGAACAAGATGAAGTGGCAGATCATCGGCGCGACCTTCGGGCTGTCGCTCGTCATCTTCGCCTTCGCCTGGTTCGTGGCGAGGAAGATCAAGGAGGCGCTGGACCTGGCCATCGCCGCTTCGAAGCGGATCGCCGCGGGCGACCTCACCGCCCACATCGAGGTGAAGAGCAAGGACGAGACCGGGGAACTTCTCGGTTCGCTCGCCGAGATGAACGAGGGTCTCGCCCGCATCGTGGGTGAGGTGAGAAACGGCGCCGAATCGATCGCCACTGCGACCGAGGAGATAGCGGCAGGCAACGCCGACCTCTCTCAACGCACCGAGGAGCAGGCAAGCGCCCTGGAGGAGACCGCCTCCAGCATGGAAGAGCTCACCTCCACGGTGAAGCAGAACGCTGACAACGCCCAGGCCGCGAACCAGCTCGCCATCAACGCCAGCGGCGTCGCGGTCAAGGGGGGCGAGGTGATCAACCGGGTGGTCACCACCATGGAGTCGATCACGGACAGCTCCAAGAAGATCTCCGACATCATAGGGGTCATCGACGGCATCGCCTTCCAGACCAACATCCTGGCCTTGAACGCCGCCGTCGAGGCGGCGCGCGCGGGAGAGCAGGGGAGAGGCTTCGCCGTGGTCGCGGCCGAGGTGAGGAGCCTGGCGCAGCGAAGCGCCGCTGCGGCCAAGGAGATCAAGGCCCTGATCGAGGACTCGGTGGGGAAGGTCCAGGACGGCAGCCGCCTGGTCGAGGAGGCCGGGCGCACCACCCAGGACATCGTCACCAGCATCAAGCGGGTGACCGACATCATGGCGGAGATCTCCGCCGCCTCGCTGGAGCAGTCCAGCGGCATCGAGCAGGTGAACACGGCCATCACCCAGATGGACGACGTGACCCAGCAGAACGCGGCGCTGGTCGAGGAGGCCGCTGCCGCCGCGGAATCGCTCGAAGAGCAGGCCCAGCAGCTGGTGCAGGTGGTGGCCCGCTTCACCCTGGAAAGCTCGCCCAAGGCCCAGGCGCCCGCGGAGAAGCGCAAGGCCGCTGCCGGCCTTGCGGCCAGGCAGAAGGCCCCCGAGAAAAAAGGAAGGGCGCTCACCGCGGCGGGGGTAAAGCCGCGGGAACAGCGGCCGGTCAAGGCGGCTGCGGCTGCCGCGACGGCCGAGGTAGCCGAGCTTGACGACGATTGGAAGGAATTCTGA
- a CDS encoding chemotaxis protein CheW: MQTAHGSVEQETRLEGAEEYLTFTLGSESYGIDILKVQEIRGYDCVTRIANTPAFIKGVINLRGVIVPIVDLRIKFNVGEATYHEFTVVIIINVLGKVVGIVVDGVSDVVALPAQSIKPPPELGAALDTRYITGLGTLNDEMLILVDIEKLIGSEELQIVDHSTENIQKEVVNI, encoded by the coding sequence ATGCAGACAGCTCACGGCAGCGTCGAGCAAGAGACACGGTTGGAGGGGGCGGAGGAGTACCTCACCTTCACGCTGGGAAGCGAGAGCTACGGGATCGACATCCTGAAGGTCCAGGAGATCAGGGGGTACGACTGCGTCACCCGCATCGCCAACACCCCCGCCTTCATCAAGGGGGTGATCAACCTGCGCGGGGTGATCGTGCCGATCGTGGACCTGCGCATCAAGTTCAACGTCGGGGAGGCCACCTACCACGAGTTCACAGTGGTGATCATCATCAACGTGCTGGGTAAGGTGGTGGGGATCGTGGTGGACGGAGTCTCGGACGTGGTAGCGCTCCCGGCGCAGAGCATCAAGCCGCCGCCGGAGCTCGGCGCCGCCCTCGACACCCGCTACATCACGGGGCTCGGGACCTTGAACGACGAGATGCTCATCCTGGTGGATATCGAGAAGCTGATCGGCAGCGAGGAGCTGCAGATCGTGGACCATAGCACGGAAAACATTCAAAAAGAGGTGGTGAACATATGA
- a CDS encoding chemotaxis protein CheW yields the protein MTTPNGEQDGIDLKRFNQVFFEECAENLAEMEQILIALGDCEPDHEQLNAIFRAAHSIKGGAGIFGFDDMTVVTHVMESLLDLLRNHEIPFRPEMIDLFLEAGDAISMQLAGHREGKPVCQEAIDQVRAKLQQLAKPGANDSGALQPATEQAPQQEASPLPVRYRLTFSPDPEIFHRGIRIESIVSELSELALEGEFHCRAYLAETPELEDLDPLRCVTRWEFTLASPAGREKLVEAFMFVAEEEQLQVEELPWQERRAEAAKTDGAPEAVPPAHPGRRAYDANELAPGAFGRRGAEAESSIRVNVGKVDQLVNQVGELLITQAMLAQTAAGLDPILHQALQQGLAQLERNTRDLQGSVMSIRLVPISMVFSRFPRLVRELAGKLGKQVEFRTTGEGTELDRGLIEKIADPLTHLVRNALDHGLETPQARLANGKEPGGTLQLRASQVGGRIVIDVIDDGAGLNRGRILAKAQERGIPCSDSMTDDDVWQLIFAPGFSTAEEVTDVSGRGVGMDVVLKNVQSIGGRVQIASEAGMGSRFTISLPLTLAILEGLTVAVGGEKFIIPINVVIESLQPKPDQLKTVNGRQVVQVRGEYLPIIRLHRIFNLESQVVEPEHGILIMVEGDGERGAILVDALLDEQQVVVKSIETNYRRVEGSAGATILGDGRVALILDLTELFLMHKKL from the coding sequence ATGACCACTCCCAATGGAGAACAAGACGGCATCGATCTCAAACGCTTCAACCAGGTCTTCTTCGAGGAATGCGCCGAGAACTTGGCCGAGATGGAGCAGATCCTCATAGCGCTTGGAGACTGCGAGCCGGACCACGAGCAGTTGAACGCCATCTTCCGCGCCGCCCACTCCATCAAGGGTGGGGCAGGCATCTTCGGCTTCGACGACATGACGGTGGTGACCCATGTCATGGAGTCGCTGCTCGACCTTTTGAGAAACCACGAGATCCCCTTCCGGCCGGAGATGATCGACCTGTTCCTGGAGGCGGGCGACGCCATATCCATGCAGCTTGCCGGCCACCGGGAAGGAAAGCCGGTGTGCCAGGAGGCTATCGACCAGGTGCGCGCCAAGCTGCAGCAACTGGCGAAACCAGGCGCAAACGACAGCGGCGCTTTGCAACCCGCAACGGAGCAGGCTCCGCAGCAGGAGGCCTCCCCCCTCCCCGTCCGCTACCGGCTCACCTTCTCCCCGGATCCGGAGATCTTCCACCGCGGCATCCGCATCGAGAGCATCGTCTCCGAGCTCTCCGAACTTGCGCTTGAAGGGGAATTCCACTGCCGGGCGTACCTCGCCGAAACGCCGGAGCTGGAAGATCTCGATCCCTTGCGCTGCGTCACGCGCTGGGAATTTACCCTCGCCTCGCCGGCCGGCAGAGAAAAGCTGGTTGAGGCGTTCATGTTTGTCGCCGAAGAGGAACAGCTGCAGGTCGAGGAGCTGCCGTGGCAGGAGCGGCGCGCAGAGGCCGCGAAGACTGACGGCGCTCCCGAAGCCGTCCCCCCCGCCCACCCCGGCCGGCGCGCCTACGACGCTAACGAGTTGGCGCCGGGCGCCTTCGGGCGGCGCGGGGCGGAGGCCGAGTCCTCCATCCGGGTCAACGTGGGGAAGGTGGACCAGCTGGTCAACCAGGTAGGGGAGCTGCTGATTACCCAGGCCATGCTGGCGCAGACAGCCGCGGGCCTCGATCCCATCCTGCACCAGGCGCTGCAGCAGGGGCTGGCCCAGTTGGAGCGCAACACCCGCGACCTGCAGGGGAGCGTGATGTCGATCCGGCTAGTCCCCATCAGCATGGTCTTCAGCCGTTTTCCCCGCCTGGTGCGCGAACTGGCCGGAAAGCTCGGCAAGCAGGTGGAGTTCAGGACCACAGGAGAGGGGACCGAGCTGGACCGGGGGCTCATCGAGAAGATCGCCGACCCGCTCACCCACCTGGTAAGAAACGCCCTGGACCACGGGCTGGAGACCCCGCAGGCGCGCCTTGCCAACGGCAAGGAGCCTGGCGGGACCCTGCAGCTTCGGGCTTCGCAGGTGGGGGGGAGGATCGTCATCGACGTGATCGACGACGGCGCGGGGCTGAACCGCGGGCGCATACTCGCCAAGGCGCAGGAGCGCGGCATCCCCTGCTCCGACTCCATGACCGACGACGACGTTTGGCAGCTCATCTTCGCCCCGGGGTTCTCCACCGCCGAGGAGGTGACCGACGTCTCCGGGCGCGGCGTGGGGATGGACGTGGTGCTGAAGAACGTGCAGTCCATAGGCGGCAGGGTCCAGATCGCCTCCGAAGCGGGGATGGGCTCGCGCTTCACCATCAGCCTCCCGCTCACCCTCGCCATCCTGGAGGGGCTCACCGTCGCCGTGGGGGGGGAGAAATTCATCATCCCCATCAACGTGGTGATCGAGTCGCTGCAGCCCAAGCCGGACCAGCTGAAAACGGTGAACGGCAGGCAGGTGGTCCAGGTGCGGGGAGAATACCTCCCCATCATCAGGCTGCACCGGATCTTCAACCTGGAGTCCCAAGTGGTCGAGCCCGAACACGGGATACTGATAATGGTGGAGGGGGACGGGGAGCGCGGGGCCATCCTCGTGGACGCGCTTTTGGACGAGCAGCAGGTGGTGGTGAAGAGCATAGAAACGAACTACCGGCGGGTCGAGGGGAGCGCGGGAGCGACCATCCTCGGGGACGGGCGCGTCGCGCTCATCCTCGACCTGACCGAGTTGTTCCTGATGCACAAGAAGCTTTAA
- a CDS encoding STAS domain-containing protein: MTEIVFVNDNHITFQGSCSREEAAELHRALVCRLTELVERKAEQAELDLRQVDRIDACGCQLLALFLEDLRRHGITPAACQLGPELAAQVSLLGFSETFSVLPSL, encoded by the coding sequence TTGACTGAAATAGTATTTGTTAATGACAACCACATCACATTCCAGGGGAGCTGCTCCCGTGAAGAGGCAGCGGAGCTCCACCGGGCGCTGGTTTGCCGGCTGACCGAGCTTGTGGAGCGGAAAGCGGAACAGGCAGAGTTGGACCTCCGCCAGGTGGACCGGATCGACGCCTGCGGCTGCCAGTTGCTGGCCCTTTTCCTGGAGGACCTCAGGCGGCACGGCATCACACCCGCAGCCTGCCAGCTGGGGCCGGAACTAGCGGCCCAGGTATCCCTTCTTGGTTTTTCCGAAACGTTCTCCGTATTGCCATCCCTTTGA
- a CDS encoding dolichyl-phosphate beta-glucosyltransferase encodes MLPETTIVIAAYNEQQRLPATLRKIQAYLAAKQLEAEVVVVDDGSTDGTASLVRELAQRMPGLRLISYPRNRGKGYALRQGVQASRGKLVLVSDADLSTPIEELETLKRLLAARSHHIAIGSRALPQSDVVEAQPPWRRRMGRLFNKAVRLLITDEFADTQCGFKLFHGEVARRLFRQARIDRFAYDVEILALARRYGYSVAEVPIRWRNCTASKVNPALDSLQMLGDLVKIRLNVGRQQDTLVQLEKLRSRSLNS; translated from the coding sequence ATGCTTCCGGAAACGACCATTGTCATCGCCGCCTACAACGAACAACAGAGACTGCCGGCAACGCTTAGGAAGATCCAGGCCTACCTCGCCGCCAAGCAACTGGAGGCGGAGGTCGTGGTGGTCGACGACGGCAGCACGGACGGCACGGCGTCGCTGGTGCGGGAATTGGCCCAGCGGATGCCGGGGCTCAGGCTGATCAGCTATCCCCGGAACCGGGGCAAAGGGTATGCCCTCAGGCAGGGGGTGCAGGCGTCCCGGGGGAAGCTGGTGCTGGTGAGCGACGCCGACCTTTCCACCCCGATCGAGGAACTGGAGACCCTGAAAAGGCTCCTCGCCGCACGCAGCCACCACATCGCCATCGGCTCGCGCGCGCTGCCGCAAAGCGACGTGGTCGAGGCGCAGCCCCCCTGGCGCCGCAGGATGGGGCGGCTGTTCAACAAAGCGGTCCGGCTCCTGATCACCGACGAGTTCGCCGACACCCAGTGCGGGTTCAAGCTGTTCCACGGCGAGGTCGCCCGCCGGCTCTTCCGGCAGGCCCGCATAGACCGGTTCGCCTACGACGTCGAGATCCTGGCGCTCGCCAGGCGCTACGGCTACAGCGTCGCCGAGGTCCCGATCCGGTGGAGAAACTGCACCGCCTCAAAAGTGAACCCCGCGCTGGACTCGCTGCAGATGCTGGGCGATCTGGTCAAGATCAGGCTCAACGTAGGCCGCCAGCAGGACACCCTGGTTCAGCTCGAAAAGCTGCGCTCCAGGTCCCTCAACTCCTGA
- a CDS encoding DUF192 domain-containing protein yields the protein MRAINKSTGRTLAGRVVAAETLLSRSRGLLERDELPMGEGLLIRPCRGVHTFFMRFPIDVVFLDRSQRVVATVGQLKPGRMTRIFPKAWSALELPAGTIALSRTSCGDEVDVG from the coding sequence ATGAGGGCGATCAACAAGAGCACCGGCCGCACCCTGGCCGGCAGGGTCGTCGCGGCGGAGACGCTGCTTTCGCGCAGCAGAGGGCTTTTGGAGCGCGACGAGCTGCCGATGGGGGAAGGGCTCCTGATCCGCCCCTGCCGCGGCGTGCACACCTTCTTCATGAGATTCCCGATCGATGTTGTATTCCTGGACCGCTCGCAGCGCGTGGTCGCGACGGTGGGGCAGCTGAAACCGGGGCGGATGACCCGGATCTTCCCGAAAGCGTGGAGCGCCCTGGAGCTTCCGGCAGGTACCATCGCCCTTTCCCGGACCAGTTGCGGCGACGAGGTGGACGTCGGCTGA
- a CDS encoding type II secretion system F family protein, with product MLYLVVFSVFASVLLVSAILCHYAFFSKSAVAQRLEEFFPRPQSAKTGMVPSGTWAYKLAKIGEKVKLPQKEESKYVKALVAAGFRKDAVYRFLGAKLLLAGVLPLICLLAVATTSRTFFTTQTLLATAFFSIIGYLAPTYWLHLKVKARQLEIFHPLPDILDLVTLCVEAGLSIDAALIRTTETPQFRDNPLAIEIRQVTMEVRAGKPRVESLKDMAVRTRVEDIGSFTTMVAQAERFGTSLSHALRTFSDELRTKRRQMAEEAAAKTTIKLIFPLIMFIFPALLVVILGPAVVKLGKIFQ from the coding sequence ATGCTCTACCTGGTCGTTTTCTCGGTGTTCGCGTCGGTCCTGCTCGTGTCGGCGATCCTTTGCCACTACGCCTTCTTCAGCAAGAGCGCCGTGGCCCAAAGGTTGGAAGAATTCTTCCCTCGCCCCCAAAGCGCCAAGACAGGCATGGTGCCGTCGGGAACCTGGGCCTACAAGCTCGCGAAGATCGGCGAGAAGGTGAAGCTCCCCCAAAAGGAGGAGTCGAAGTACGTGAAAGCCCTCGTTGCCGCCGGCTTTCGCAAGGATGCCGTCTACCGCTTCCTCGGGGCCAAGCTCCTACTGGCTGGGGTGCTCCCCCTAATCTGCCTCCTCGCGGTCGCGACTACGAGCCGTACCTTCTTCACCACCCAGACCCTCCTGGCGACGGCCTTCTTCAGCATCATCGGCTACCTCGCTCCCACCTATTGGCTCCACCTTAAGGTGAAGGCGCGCCAGTTAGAGATCTTTCACCCCCTGCCGGACATCCTCGACCTGGTCACCCTCTGTGTCGAGGCGGGGCTCAGCATCGATGCGGCGTTGATTCGAACCACCGAGACCCCGCAATTCCGGGACAACCCACTGGCGATCGAGATCAGGCAGGTGACAATGGAGGTCAGGGCAGGCAAGCCGCGCGTGGAGTCGTTGAAGGACATGGCGGTGCGCACCAGGGTCGAGGACATCGGCTCCTTCACCACCATGGTCGCCCAGGCCGAGCGTTTCGGGACCAGCCTAAGCCATGCCCTGCGCACCTTCTCCGACGAACTCAGGACCAAGAGAAGGCAGATGGCAGAGGAGGCCGCCGCGAAGACCACCATCAAGCTGATCTTCCCACTGATCATGTTCATCTTCCCCGCACTGCTCGTGGTCATTCTCGGACCGGCGGTGGTCAAGTTGGGCAAGATTTTCCAGTAA
- a CDS encoding type II secretion system F family protein produces the protein MLYPIVALIFLAAFGVFLAAFLYLAQRQTSGRTVLKRRLQTMAGERQGEIPEEFLSVISREAERASELLTRAPQMRTLGKRLEQAGIQLSASLLLGSTMAAALGLAILLGLKTQSPLVGFLAAVVVLLVAELMLRVKTERRSIKFTEQFPDALSIAARSLRAGHSFPTAIQLVGQEVPSPVGPLFKTAYEQQQLGLRMVDALMRMNERIDSLDLRFFTTLVAINSDIGGNLSELLDKLAMTIRERLKIRRQVQVYTAQGRLSGYVLAALPIATFGIFSVLNPNYERALIREPLGLYVLAGAAAMQIIGFLVIRKIVRIRI, from the coding sequence ATGCTTTATCCCATCGTGGCGCTTATATTCCTGGCGGCCTTCGGCGTCTTCCTGGCGGCCTTTCTCTACCTCGCGCAACGGCAGACGTCCGGCAGGACGGTGCTGAAAAGACGGCTGCAGACCATGGCAGGCGAGAGGCAGGGGGAGATCCCGGAGGAGTTCCTTTCGGTGATCAGCAGGGAAGCGGAACGAGCCTCGGAGCTCCTCACCCGGGCGCCTCAGATGCGCACCCTGGGGAAGCGTCTGGAGCAGGCGGGCATCCAGCTTTCCGCCTCATTGCTTCTTGGATCCACCATGGCGGCGGCGCTCGGTCTGGCCATCCTCTTGGGGTTGAAGACGCAATCTCCCCTGGTCGGGTTCCTCGCCGCGGTGGTCGTACTGCTCGTCGCTGAACTGATGCTCCGGGTGAAGACGGAGCGACGCAGCATCAAGTTCACCGAGCAGTTTCCCGACGCCCTGAGCATCGCCGCCCGTTCGCTGAGGGCCGGGCATTCCTTCCCGACCGCCATCCAACTGGTCGGGCAGGAGGTCCCCTCCCCGGTAGGCCCCTTGTTCAAGACAGCCTACGAGCAACAGCAACTGGGTCTCAGGATGGTGGACGCCCTGATGAGGATGAACGAGAGGATCGACAGCCTCGACCTCAGGTTCTTCACCACCCTGGTCGCCATCAACAGCGACATAGGCGGGAACCTCTCCGAGCTTTTGGACAAGCTGGCGATGACCATCAGGGAGCGGCTCAAGATACGGCGCCAGGTACAGGTCTACACGGCACAGGGGCGGCTCTCCGGCTACGTGCTGGCGGCGCTCCCTATAGCCACCTTCGGCATCTTCAGCGTGTTGAACCCAAACTACGAGCGGGCACTCATCCGCGAACCGCTGGGGCTGTATGTCCTGGCCGGCGCCGCCGCCATGCAGATAATCGGGTTTCTCGTGATACGCAAGATCGTCAGAATCAGGATATAG
- a CDS encoding CpaF family protein, whose protein sequence is MLLDGIKPQAVQGPAATESELFKEMKTRIHRRLIDSIDLAKMDLMRNNEMVSQIRGVIENLIVGEGVPLNQMERDRLVLEIQHETFGLGPLEPLLADDQISDILVNDSSNVYIEKGGKLQKTEVCFRDNAHLMQIIERIVSKIGRRIDESSPYVDARLPDGSRVNAIIPPLALNGPVLSIRRFGLEPLVMRDLIKLQALDQRMAELLEAAVQTRLNILISGGTGTGKTTLLNVLSAFIPGGERLITIEDSAELNLKQEHVVRLETRPPNLEGRGEVTSRDLLKNALRMRPDRIIIGEVRGGEALDLLQAMNTGHDGSLSTVHANTTRDALSRMETMVLMAGLDLPERAIKEQMASALDLVVQLVRFSDGTRKVVKLSEITGMEGNTIVMHDIIVFLQKGIDRQGNVIGEFRATGVRPRFAERFKLYGFELPAIMFEN, encoded by the coding sequence ATGCTGCTCGATGGTATCAAGCCTCAGGCGGTGCAGGGTCCGGCAGCGACGGAATCGGAACTCTTCAAGGAGATGAAGACCCGGATCCACCGCCGCCTGATCGACAGCATCGACCTCGCCAAGATGGACCTGATGCGCAACAACGAGATGGTGAGCCAGATCCGCGGCGTAATAGAGAACCTCATCGTCGGCGAGGGGGTCCCGCTGAACCAGATGGAGAGGGACCGGCTGGTGCTGGAGATCCAGCACGAGACCTTCGGCCTCGGGCCGCTCGAGCCTCTTCTGGCCGACGACCAGATCTCCGACATCCTGGTGAACGACAGCTCCAACGTCTACATCGAAAAGGGGGGGAAGCTGCAAAAGACCGAGGTCTGCTTCCGGGACAACGCGCACCTGATGCAAATAATCGAGCGCATCGTCTCCAAGATCGGGAGAAGGATCGACGAGTCCTCCCCCTACGTCGACGCGAGGCTTCCCGACGGCTCCCGCGTGAACGCCATCATCCCCCCCCTGGCGCTGAACGGCCCTGTGCTCTCCATCAGGCGCTTCGGGCTGGAGCCGCTGGTCATGAGGGACCTGATCAAGCTGCAGGCCCTGGACCAGAGGATGGCGGAGCTTTTGGAGGCGGCGGTGCAGACGAGGCTCAACATCCTGATCTCCGGGGGTACCGGCACCGGCAAGACCACCCTCCTGAACGTCCTCTCCGCCTTCATCCCCGGGGGGGAGCGGCTCATCACCATCGAGGATTCGGCCGAGCTGAACCTGAAGCAGGAGCACGTGGTGCGGCTGGAAACCAGGCCCCCCAACCTTGAGGGGCGCGGCGAGGTGACCTCGCGTGACCTGCTGAAAAACGCGCTGAGGATGCGGCCGGATCGAATCATCATCGGCGAGGTGCGCGGCGGCGAGGCGCTCGACCTGCTGCAGGCGATGAACACCGGCCACGACGGCTCGCTCTCCACGGTCCACGCCAACACCACCCGCGACGCCCTCTCACGCATGGAAACCATGGTCCTTATGGCCGGGCTGGACCTTCCGGAGAGGGCCATCAAGGAACAGATGGCCTCGGCCCTAGACCTGGTGGTGCAACTGGTCCGCTTCTCCGACGGGACCCGGAAGGTGGTGAAACTCTCCGAGATCACCGGGATGGAGGGGAACACCATCGTCATGCACGACATCATCGTGTTCCTGCAAAAGGGGATCGACCGGCAAGGGAACGTGATCGGCGAATTCCGCGCCACCGGGGTGAGGCCGCGCTTTGCCGAGCGCTTCAAGCTCTACGGGTTCGAGCTCCCCGCCATCATGTTCGAGAACTAG